The Electrophorus electricus isolate fEleEle1 chromosome 15, fEleEle1.pri, whole genome shotgun sequence genome segment CTGCATTAGCAAGCCATGTACAACGGAAATAATATGCATTCAGTTCAAATCAATGTGATTCGTATTTTCACAACAGACATCTACAAGTCAGAGGTGACACTCCGGACAAATATCCCTACAACTCCTACGACGGTCTCACACACAAGATACATTAGGAGCGGAAGTAATACACTATAAGGGTCGTGATattcaaatcattttaatacatacattttagtACACAAGCATGCAGGACGcgcagaggctgtgtgtgtgtgtgtgtgtgtgtgtacgcacacacagctgtttgGCGGTACACCACAACTCCACGGCCCCAAACACTTCTGTAACAACTCCCAAACCTTCCCAAGCAGGGATTTGTTTTCATCTCTACACCCTTCATCTTCCCAGAGGAATATCCACCCTCGGCTGCTGGCCCTCTGCCTTTACTCCGTACACGCAGCCGGTCGTGGAGTTCAGAGCTTTAACTGCTAACATGAACTAACTGTTTGGTATGTAAACAGTAGATCAGGAAGATAAGGTTTACCCAGCCACTGTACATTTTCAACTTTTCcataaaatttaatttattaattgtacACACATTGCACCAGTtgaggtttgtttgttgtagttgCAGGAATTCCTACGAGCGCTGCATAGCAGTAGtcgagaacacacacagacgcagagGGTCGGACTTGTGCTGctttagtattattattattaacgtTAGAGCGGAACCTAGACATGACTCGGTCATGCAGCCCCGTTAAATTAGGGacaaaatgtgtgtgagcgGATACGTTAAAGGCCAGAGCCTGCACACACCTTTTGATTTCCGAGCTGAACTTTTACGTTTCATTAACACGGACATTCCAGGTTTTAAACAAAACCCCTTTGTTGGGATTACAAACCTCTCTCGCGATTTTGTTTTGAAGTTGTCTGACTAGCAGGTGCCAGATTCCTGCTACACCAAGATGCTACAATCATACCGGCTGATCCATGCGACTGTTTGGTGCCCCACGCGCAGCGCGTAACGCGCATGCTGATAGCGGCAGTGCTGGAAGAACGAAGCTACAACAAGCCCAGAGAAGCCTGAGACGCAGTTATTCAGAAACACCCTTCCTCTCCCACTGAAGTCATCAGCTTCAAAAATGATGCCAAGCGAACATCGTGACCCACTGTAAGAGCCATATTTGCTTGATTAGTGCCATTAACATTTGCAGCTCACGTGTGCACACTGACCCAAGTACCGGCGGGCTTGTACGCCCGGCACTTTCACAAACCTCCTACAGTGACGCACTTCCGTGCAGAACACACGGGCTACATTAGAAACTTTAGAAAACACAAGAGCTCTGACCTCCATGAAGTCTGCTCGGGCAGGCATGTAGCCAGCCATGTCCCGCGAGAGCTGAGAGTCAAAGGAGGGTCTGGGGGGGTCATCTGTTGCTGTGGGAGGCAGGAGAGACACAGCAACCATGTGTCGGTTTTATTATGTATAACATGTATAGCTCCGCAGACAGGACAGTACCCGTGCACGGCAGGTGAGGCTGCAGGATGTCTCGTACGTTTGAACGGGATGgcggtgtctgtggtgtggGCCTCCTCCGTCTGCCGGAGACTGAGCAGAGTGGAGGAGAACAGGGGATTGTTGATGAAGTTCTTTATGTAGTGGCCTTCACATTCCTCCTTGGTCCTGGTCCGCATTTGGTAGGCCACGTCCTGCCTGGAAGGGAATGAAGGCAAACGTAAGACCGGACAAACCCAACAACGCGGTAGGGACGAACACGTCAGTCCAACGGTGTGTTCAAAACAAACTGGTTCAACAGATATAAATAAATCCAGATTTATAACAAGTTAAAATTCTACAGACAATACTATTAACACATCACTTTTTGTTACATTCATTtgctttttaaacataattggtttcaataagtcattttttgaATGACGGCTGGAGAATGATGATACAGCCATATTGATACCGAGTGTCCAGtggtttcagagattctgtactaaatttATTTGGCCTTCCTGTGGGATCACACTCTGTAGAACATAACCTGGTTCATaatctgattcttcatctcatgtgagctgcactttatagaataaaaagtcaaaacaatAATCACTTAGTGACTTATTGCACCTTTAAGCATTTGAATTTTGCTTCTGTCGTCTTGGTGCATGTGCAATAGATAAAACTACCAGGCCACCTGCACAGCATTCTGTTCTCCATGTCAGACCTGCCACCACTCCACAAGCCCAGTACACCCACAGCTCCCAGTCACTAGGACTCACAGGGAACCTTACACAAGGCCTGTACTATACTGACCAGTTTCCAAAGCCACAGTCCATGACGGCCTCCAGGAGAGACCTCTCCTCCTGGGCTGTCCAGCCAGGCTCCAGAATGGGAAAATCCGACGTCTGGAAGAAACAGAAGGTGCCTCCTTTAACCATTAAAATTCCAAACTTCATGTGAATGATAAaatgtgcaagcacacacataaacatgctgGTATTGAGAGAGAAGTATACacatcctttttctctttcttttttcagagGAAAGTACTGGGTTGTTCATATGTACCCCTCAACACTagatttcatatttaaatacgTTTTAAATAAAGTCTGTGTTATGGTTTGACATTATcaataaattagatttttcttACCATGATCTCATATTTGTGGTCACTCTGGTGCCTTTTATATTCATAACCCCTagtaaaacactgcagaaacacacacacgatgttACATTTGCATTACGCTAGCGCgcgtacgcacgcacgctctGGTACTGTAGTTTGACTAGGTGGAGATCCGCACCTGGAGACACAGGAGGAACAGCGGTGGTGCACAGTCTGCACATTTAATGTAGGGCTCCACCAAATACGACGAGCAGCCTCCACACAGTGGCTTGTCGAAAGGgtcgcctgcacacacacacacacaccttagacaACTCCTACAGCACTGCTACACTGCACTCGACGTGGAAGAAACCAAAGTAATTGGCTATGCTAAcctagttaacctagctaacatcTCCTGCAGTAAAccgacccacacacacacacacacacacacacacacacacacacacacacacacacacacacacacacacacacacacacacacacacacacacacacacacactagctgagACAGTCTTACCCCCGAGCGATGTTAAGCGCTCCATGTTGCTCGTGTTCGGGTTACGCAGCCTGCCGTGTGtttgttagccagctagctaacggCTAACTCGCCTTCTTATTTTCAAGCTGCTTTATACGATTAACTACCAGCAAAGTTTAGCGCCAGTCTGGCAGTCAGACTACCACCTGTACGTGAACGTTACCATAACGCTACATATTTGAAACAGTGCCTGAATTACAGACACATGTATGATttaacacagcactgcagcataACTAGTGAGTGTCGCCCTAAACAGCGCCCCTCCGCTGCTACGGCCCCGCTGTCTTAAACAGCGCCCCCCCGCGGCCCCTGCTGCTACGGCCCCGCTGTCTTAAACAGCGCCCCCCCGCGGCCCCTGCTGCTACGGCCCCGCTGTCTTAAACAGCGCCCCCCCGCGGCCCCTGCTGCTACGGCCCCGCTCCCCTTGCACGGCCACAAATTGAAGCACGTTCAAGAAGGAAAAGCAAACTTAGTGTACTGGAACAAGTATCGTACCGAgctataaaaaacacacaatgaggcTGCGAAATAGACAAAAACTGGCTATTTATTCAAAGGTTGTGAAATTAAACTGATATTAATGCTTCGAATGATTTATGtaattactaaaaataataacgCCAAATTGTGTAATACTAAAAGTAACttatatttaaaattagaaCTAGGCTATGAACTAGGGCTGGATTTTAGACTGCGTACCCTGACTTGAAGGTTGCATGATTAATTAAAATTGTGCACTAAAAGTAATACAGAATTTTATACAACTTGCAACAAATCCACTGGAACATAAACTGGGCGAACACGTTTTAGTGACGTAGTCTCAGCCACTGAAGCTCCGCCCACACGTAGATACGTAGAGAGTCTGACAGCCATGTGGCGGAAATAATCATAATTAAGATTTAAACTCTTTAAAatctataatttttttttacgtCTGTCGTGTATGTGCTGTATATTGGCACAGTGCGCCAGCCAGTATGAACGCTGTTGTAGTGGTCCAGTGCCAGCACGCAAGAACAACTGTAGTCCTAGTATGCTGCACTACTTTACTGACAGTAACCTCTATACACGTTCATATAAATGCCAGTTTATAATCAAAGAGGAATATCACAATTCTACAGTAATACTGTTCTAGGTGTGATGGGGTCAATatgttacaaatgtttattaattagctttcaatttaattaaaatgaacataaataaatcaaatattttactgttaaGTGTTTAAACCAAGAAACATTAGACTAGTGTGTTTCTAATTATACTGTTTCTTGAATTACAAAAAGtatattaatgtttttgaaaatggtgcaaaaagaaaaaacaatccAGTCTTTGTCAGTCAGACGCTAGTGTGTTATTTTTCGGAGGATCTGATGGGATTTTTGTCTTcgtgtttgtgcttttttcttttttcccttcagatACTTATTCATATCTTCTTCCTCCAACAAGCTCTCCACCTGCTGAGACCTGTAGTgtcccacaccacccactgtCATGGCTTCTGAAGATCCGCCTAGACAAAACAACATTGAAACGTTTCCTGGACACTGGAAGATGATGCACCTGTGAGTCTCCAAAGAGAACTTGCACTTTCCTACCGTCAGTGAAAGTGTGACTGTCACGAGACTGAAGGGGGAGTGTGTTCTCGTGCGAGAGGACTTGTGGAGGGACACTCTGCTGACCGGAGGGCTCCACTCCAGTACCGTCCAGCATGTGACTAGGTGGTGTGTCtaaatgaaatgattaataTGTGTAACCTTTCAGAGTAGAAAGGTCGATTCGTAAAATCAAGATTCATTATTTGCTGGACAGGACATCCACAAAAAACAGATCACTGTCCAGTCCAGCAGTTCCATGATAGGATTTGACAGCTATGTGAGTCTGTACTTACACATGTTCACAGTGTCCCCGTGAATGACCGGGTTTTCATAGGATGTCCTAGAAAGAATGAGGTATGAGATCAGAACTGGGATCAGAAAACCTCCCAAAACCCCCAACAACGGTTAACTTCAACAGATCACCTGGGGGAGGACTGTCCTCTGCTGTTAGTCAAAAACGGTGTACACCTCCTCAACGGCATGGAAATATTCTCAGAGATGACACAGCCGCTGAACCCAAATGAGTTGTCCTGGCATGGTATGGGAAACTGGAAAATAAGTGTCCATAGGTTTATCGTTATTTATTCCATAGActtattgttatttattctgTAGGTTTATCGTTATTTATTCCatagatttttgtatttttctatttgagtttttattttgttaaaatggccacattttgttattttgggtTTAAAGTGGCTTTCCCAcctcagacatttatttatttatacatgtttacCTTGTCATCCTTCTCGCACTGCACAGGGGCCTGCAGGAAACACACAATGCTTAAAAGGAATGTTTGCTTTTACTGTGAACAGCAAACTCTACGTGTCAAATGTATAGTTCTGGATGATGTGTGAAGCCAGTTCAAGCCCATTCTAAGCATTATAATACAGCGCAGTAAAACATAGGAGGCAAAACTCAACGTATCCGA includes the following:
- the LOC113586530 gene encoding uncharacterized protein LOC113586530 isoform X1; the encoded protein is MFAILGFSEDLCGTFSIFVRISTCARVCEHSYFSMKLSHLQGAAFSTGMTGTGFKLRGRFIKAPVQCEKDDKFPIPCQDNSFGFSGCVISENISMPLRRCTPFLTNSRGQSSPRTSYENPVIHGDTVNMYTPPSHMLDGTGVEPSGQQSVPPQVLSHENTLPLQSRDSHTFTDGNVSMLFCLGGSSEAMTVGGVGHYRSQQVESLLEEEDMNKYLKGKKKKAQTRRQKSHQILRKITH
- the LOC113586530 gene encoding uncharacterized protein LOC113586530 isoform X2; its protein translation is MFAILGFSEDLCGTFSIFVRISTCARVCEHSYFSMKLSHLQGAAFSTGMTGTGFKLRGRFIKAPVQCEKDDKFPIPCQDNSFGFSGCVISENISMPLRRCTPFLTNSRGQSSPRTSYENPVIHGDTVNMYTPPSHMLDGTGVEPSGQQSVPPQVLSHENTLPLQSRDSHTFTDGGSSEAMTVGGVGHYRSQQVESLLEEEDMNKYLKGKKKKAQTRRQKSHQILRKITH
- the LOC113586530 gene encoding uncharacterized protein LOC113586530 isoform X3, encoding MAFSDNQLEKAPVQCEKDDKFPIPCQDNSFGFSGCVISENISMPLRRCTPFLTNSRGQSSPRTSYENPVIHGDTVNMYTPPSHMLDGTGVEPSGQQSVPPQVLSHENTLPLQSRDSHTFTDGNVSMLFCLGGSSEAMTVGGVGHYRSQQVESLLEEEDMNKYLKGKKKKAQTRRQKSHQILRKITH